The following proteins are encoded in a genomic region of Diabrotica virgifera virgifera chromosome 1, PGI_DIABVI_V3a:
- the LOC114335726 gene encoding uncharacterized protein LOC114335726 codes for MKKLMLFGFALFVVVLAVNTESIDDKLLLGKKSKEHYDACSNEFGKPPYYITEGYENLKKEDEANIAAFLLCYFRKLGLMSENGNIIDDGVRSLYIQIYGDNARQKEIINNLLKKCKQINDKIGSQLAPKYKALVFERCTQMDSIKPDQIKYNLN; via the coding sequence GCTGTCAACACAGAATCTATAGACGACAAGTTGCTATTAGGAAAAAAATCAAAAGAACATTACGACGCGTGTTCGAATGAGTTCGGTAAACCACCGTATTACATTACAGAGGGATATGAAAACCTAAAAAAAGAAGACGAGGCGAACATAGCTGCCTTTTTGCTCTGTTATTTTAGAAAATTAGGTCTTATGTCAGAAAATGGTAATATAATTGATGACGGAGTTCGAAGTTTGTACATACAAATATATGGAGATAACGCTCGGCAAAAAGAAATTATAAACAACCTTTTGAAGAAATGTAAACAAATTAATGACAAAATTGGCTCCCAATTGGCTCCAAAGTATAAAGCTCTCGTTTTTGAACGATGCACACAAATGGATTCCATTAAGCCTGAtcaaataaaatataatctaaattaA